In Clostridium sporogenes, one genomic interval encodes:
- a CDS encoding rhodanese-like domain-containing protein, whose amino-acid sequence MYINTITPEEAKKMIDEREDITILDVRGESEYREGHIKGSKLIPLEFLETNVEDEVPDKNSTIFIYCRSGKKAKIGCEYLKELGYDNVYDMGGIMDWPYEIES is encoded by the coding sequence ATGTATATTAATACAATAACACCAGAAGAAGCTAAGAAAATGATAGATGAAAGAGAAGATATAACAATTTTAGATGTAAGAGGCGAAAGTGAATATAGAGAAGGACATATAAAAGGTAGTAAATTAATACCACTAGAATTTTTAGAAACAAATGTTGAAGATGAAGTGCCAGATAAAAATTCTACAATTTTTATATATTGTAGAAGTGGAAAAAAAGCTAAAATTGGATGTGAATATTTAAAGGAGTTAGGTTATGACAATGTATATGATATGGGCGGAATAATGGATTGGCCCTATGAAATAGAAAGCTAG
- a CDS encoding DUF4250 domain-containing protein: MIIDKDQIKNMNPYILLSLVNTKLRDEFENLKDFCKTYDVKEDEVITKMKTIDYKYDSEINQFTSI; the protein is encoded by the coding sequence ATGATTATTGATAAAGACCAAATAAAAAATATGAATCCATACATATTACTGAGTTTAGTGAATACTAAATTAAGAGATGAATTTGAAAATTTAAAGGATTTTTGTAAAACCTATGATGTTAAAGAAGATGAAGTTATAACTAAAATGAAAACTATAGACTATAAATATGATAGTGAAATAAATCAGTTTACAAGCATTTGA
- a CDS encoding DUF3867 domain-containing protein, producing the protein MSEIINFNDLKNKATDKDLDKLEQYMYSLYSSVVQGTLTMSDFMEKIQEYMGKNNISQEKFVNIQKKLMEKYTEAYGINFKDVEKQMKDLGVDVKGLGLNVENFSYDNVKKNISFHEKYNAKPVMKQVTEYHIKNDKNDVKVELIGENVFLKSSKKIDLKDTELNEFLCSYKKLFDDKQLFITVCESITSYNY; encoded by the coding sequence ATGAGTGAAATTATAAATTTTAATGATTTAAAAAATAAAGCAACAGACAAAGATCTAGATAAACTTGAGCAATATATGTATAGTTTGTATAGTTCAGTAGTACAAGGCACATTAACTATGTCTGACTTTATGGAAAAGATACAAGAATATATGGGAAAAAACAATATATCTCAAGAAAAGTTCGTAAACATACAAAAAAAATTAATGGAAAAATATACTGAAGCCTATGGCATAAATTTTAAAGACGTAGAAAAACAGATGAAAGATCTAGGCGTAGATGTAAAAGGCTTAGGATTAAATGTAGAAAATTTTAGCTATGACAATGTTAAAAAAAATATAAGCTTTCATGAAAAATACAATGCAAAACCAGTAATGAAGCAAGTTACAGAATATCATATTAAAAATGATAAAAATGATGTTAAAGTAGAATTAATAGGAGAGAATGTATTTCTTAAAAGTAGTAAAAAAATAGATTTAAAGGATACTGAATTAAATGAATTTTTATGTTCTTACAAAAAACTTTTTGATGATAAACAATTATTTATAACTGTTTGTGAAAGTATAACTAGTTATAATTATTAG
- a CDS encoding AI-2E family transporter encodes MIKDKKIKYLDIIIPIVSSLVISFILIQILKNYNNVFSGIGKVFKILSPFIIAFIIAYILNPLVKFFERRFKIKRNLSILICYVITLGIVALVLSMIVPKVFQSIMDIFQNIPYFTNKGYEMVNNLLANEEISNIINSSNVFKGNYKDLIDKIAGFTSVGLNTILNQTISFTTFMVNLVFGLIIAIYVLNDREKFAYNGKRVVFLIFREKYGEKIIEFFRTVNSMIKLYIGIKALDSLIIGLLALIGLIILKSPYALLIALIVCVTNMIPYFGPFIGMIPAVVINLFYVPVKALWVLIFLFLLQQFDAWYLEPKLVGDKVGLSPFLIILGITIGGSLFGVWGMLLASPAMAVIKIYTTKLAEKYNI; translated from the coding sequence TTGATTAAAGATAAAAAAATTAAGTATCTAGATATAATAATACCTATAGTTTCTTCTTTAGTAATATCTTTTATATTAATTCAAATATTAAAAAATTATAATAATGTTTTTTCAGGAATAGGAAAAGTTTTTAAAATATTATCTCCATTCATTATTGCTTTTATAATAGCCTACATATTAAATCCATTAGTTAAGTTTTTTGAAAGAAGGTTTAAAATTAAAAGGAACCTAAGTATACTTATATGTTATGTTATAACTTTGGGGATTGTAGCTCTAGTTTTAAGTATGATTGTACCTAAAGTTTTTCAAAGCATAATGGACATATTTCAAAATATCCCTTACTTTACAAATAAAGGATATGAAATGGTGAATAATTTATTGGCTAATGAGGAGATTTCTAATATAATAAATTCTTCTAATGTTTTTAAAGGGAATTATAAGGATTTAATAGACAAAATTGCTGGTTTTACTAGTGTGGGATTAAATACTATTTTAAATCAGACTATATCCTTTACTACCTTCATGGTTAATTTAGTTTTTGGGTTAATTATAGCTATATATGTTTTAAATGATAGAGAAAAATTTGCATATAATGGCAAAAGGGTTGTTTTTTTAATATTCAGAGAAAAGTATGGTGAAAAAATCATAGAGTTTTTTAGAACTGTAAATTCAATGATAAAGTTATATATAGGTATCAAAGCTTTAGATTCTTTAATAATAGGGCTTTTAGCTTTAATAGGGTTAATAATATTAAAATCACCTTATGCTCTTTTAATAGCTTTAATAGTTTGTGTAACAAATATGATACCTTACTTTGGACCATTTATAGGAATGATTCCAGCGGTGGTAATAAATTTATTTTATGTACCAGTTAAGGCTTTATGGGTACTAATATTTTTATTTTTACTGCAACAATTTGATGCATGGTATTTAGAACCCAAATTAGTTGGAGATAAGGTAGGATTAAGTCCATTTTTAATAATTTTAGGAATAACCATAGGTGGAAGTTTATTTGGTGTATGGGGAATGCTTTTGGCATCACCAGCTATGGCAGTAATTAAAATATATACTACAAAATTAGCAGAAAAATATAATATATAG
- a CDS encoding xanthine phosphoribosyltransferase: MKLLEDKILKEGTLLEENILKVDSFLNHQMDVKLFNEIGKEFKRRFEGYNINKILTIEASGIGIATIVSQYFDFCPVVFAKKVDAANMDKDTYESKVHSFTKNKTYNVRVSKKYINEGDKILLIDDFLANGCAALGLIDIVKQGGAELAGVGIAIEKGFQKGRKELEKVGAKVESLAILDKIENGKVYFK, translated from the coding sequence ATGAAATTACTAGAAGATAAAATATTAAAAGAGGGTACATTATTAGAAGAAAATATACTTAAAGTAGATAGTTTTTTAAATCATCAAATGGATGTAAAATTATTTAATGAAATAGGGAAGGAATTTAAAAGAAGGTTTGAAGGATATAATATAAATAAAATATTAACTATTGAAGCCTCAGGAATAGGTATTGCTACTATAGTGTCTCAATATTTTGATTTTTGTCCTGTAGTTTTTGCTAAAAAGGTAGATGCAGCAAATATGGACAAAGATACCTATGAATCAAAGGTACATTCTTTTACTAAAAATAAAACTTATAATGTAAGAGTATCTAAAAAATACATAAATGAAGGAGATAAAATACTTCTAATAGATGATTTTTTAGCCAATGGTTGTGCAGCTTTAGGACTGATAGATATAGTAAAGCAAGGAGGAGCAGAACTTGCAGGAGTAGGAATTGCTATAGAAAAAGGATTTCAAAAGGGTAGAAAAGAACTAGAAAAAGTGGGGGCTAAAGTAGAATCTTTAGCTATATTAGATAAAATAGAAAATGGTAAGGTATATTTTAAATAA
- a CDS encoding flavin reductase family protein: MSVNFTLNLEESMEHLHKKGAFLTGSVNGKVNTMTISWGNIGFQWRKPVFIALVRESRYTKEFIDKSNEFTVTIPFDDTMKEALAFCGSKSGKEFDKIKECNLKLRDGDKVDTPVIQGNGMHYECKVIYKQPLDLKAMDKELVDTFYNDGNNHVLYYGEILNCYKL; encoded by the coding sequence ATGTCAGTAAATTTTACATTAAATTTAGAAGAATCTATGGAGCATTTACATAAAAAAGGTGCTTTTTTAACAGGTAGTGTAAATGGTAAAGTAAATACAATGACTATATCTTGGGGGAACATAGGATTTCAGTGGAGAAAACCTGTTTTTATAGCTTTAGTTAGAGAAAGTAGATATACTAAAGAATTTATAGACAAAAGTAATGAATTTACAGTAACAATCCCTTTTGATGATACTATGAAGGAAGCATTAGCCTTTTGTGGGTCAAAGTCAGGAAAAGAATTTGATAAGATAAAGGAATGTAATTTAAAATTAAGAGATGGTGATAAAGTAGATACTCCAGTTATACAAGGTAATGGAATGCACTATGAATGTAAGGTTATCTATAAACAACCATTAGATTTAAAAGCTATGGATAAAGAATTAGTAGATACATTTTATAATGATGGAAATAATCATGTTTTATACTATGGCGAAATTTTAAATTGCTATAAATTATAA
- a CDS encoding phosphoenolpyruvate carboxykinase — protein sequence MKKEFSLSTGKAMINFTAKYCDTAEALFNSYGFKRVLQAYMKKIKKRETNVYKYIESTMNIDDSDIFSEDVTNIFKLLMVLKAEEIRNLEDKYEKVLEDKDKFILFVEDLYNFWRKLERYTIVQNSKIGDGLQNVSFIDANNNFSNLILKTYRKIEENVLGEKPRIYRQLPAGGNAGLILNNSSWDMPKNYEILKDIPFIESILLDPPFITYPKKNTRDGMFEETFQNPLKNCRINLDHWFCYPAKVGTLLAYIYFHRDYMAHGVTLCNLFEIATEEEYRGKKPDIVYVLGARDDNEKIQTVFYDDKENDIMLGYVNYNEAIDYFGYMKKMTLTLHNLIMIKRGYLPIHGAMVNIVTKNDKTANVIIMGDSGAGKSESLEAFRELSEDYISDMTIIFDDMGVVKLNKDEKPVGSGTEIGAFVRLDDLDTGYAFKQIDRSIFMNPDKVNARLVIPVASYKEITTEYPIDLFLYANNYEADGENLEFFKDVNVSLDTFRDGARMAKGTTTEKGLVKTYFANPFGPAQKMEDTEKLLVEYFNKFFQSGVKVGQLRTRLGISGMEKDGPKKAAISLLEEIKNI from the coding sequence ATGAAAAAAGAATTTTCTCTAAGTACAGGAAAAGCTATGATAAATTTTACAGCAAAATATTGTGATACTGCAGAAGCTTTGTTTAATAGTTATGGTTTTAAAAGGGTTTTACAAGCTTATATGAAAAAAATAAAAAAAAGAGAAACTAATGTATATAAGTACATAGAAAGTACTATGAATATAGATGATAGTGATATATTTTCAGAAGATGTTACTAATATATTTAAATTACTTATGGTTTTAAAAGCAGAGGAAATAAGAAATTTAGAAGATAAATATGAAAAAGTGTTAGAAGATAAAGATAAATTTATTTTATTTGTAGAAGACCTATATAATTTTTGGAGAAAACTTGAAAGATATACTATAGTTCAAAATAGCAAAATTGGAGATGGGCTTCAAAATGTTAGCTTTATAGATGCAAACAATAATTTCTCTAATCTTATATTAAAAACTTATAGAAAAATTGAAGAAAATGTTTTAGGAGAAAAGCCAAGAATATACAGACAATTGCCAGCAGGGGGCAATGCGGGCTTAATACTAAATAATTCTAGCTGGGATATGCCTAAAAATTATGAAATTTTAAAAGATATACCTTTTATAGAGTCTATATTATTAGACCCACCTTTTATAACTTATCCTAAAAAGAATACAAGAGATGGTATGTTTGAAGAAACTTTTCAAAATCCATTAAAAAATTGCAGAATAAATTTAGACCACTGGTTTTGCTATCCTGCAAAGGTAGGAACACTTTTAGCATATATATATTTCCACAGAGACTATATGGCTCATGGAGTAACTTTATGTAACTTATTTGAAATAGCTACAGAGGAAGAATATAGAGGTAAAAAACCAGATATAGTGTATGTTCTTGGAGCAAGGGATGACAATGAAAAAATACAAACAGTTTTCTATGATGACAAAGAAAATGATATTATGTTAGGTTATGTAAATTATAATGAAGCTATAGATTACTTTGGTTATATGAAAAAAATGACACTAACTCTTCATAATTTAATAATGATAAAAAGAGGATACTTACCAATACACGGTGCCATGGTTAATATAGTAACTAAAAATGATAAGACTGCTAATGTAATAATAATGGGAGATAGTGGAGCAGGAAAGTCTGAAAGTTTAGAAGCCTTTAGGGAACTAAGCGAAGATTATATAAGTGATATGACTATAATATTTGATGATATGGGTGTAGTTAAACTAAATAAAGATGAAAAACCAGTAGGATCAGGAACAGAAATAGGAGCCTTTGTAAGATTAGACGATTTAGATACTGGATATGCCTTTAAACAAATAGATAGAAGTATATTTATGAATCCAGATAAGGTAAATGCTAGATTAGTTATACCTGTGGCAAGTTATAAAGAAATAACTACAGAGTATCCAATAGATTTATTCTTATATGCTAATAACTATGAAGCAGATGGAGAAAATTTAGAATTCTTTAAAGATGTAAATGTGTCATTAGATACCTTTAGAGATGGTGCAAGAATGGCTAAAGGAACCACTACTGAAAAGGGATTAGTAAAAACTTATTTTGCGAATCCTTTTGGACCAGCACAAAAAATGGAAGATACAGAAAAATTATTAGTAGAATACTTCAATAAATTTTTCCAATCAGGAGTGAAAGTTGGACAATTAAGAACTAGATTGGGTATAAGTGGTATGGAAAAGGACGGACCTAAAAAAGCGGCTATAAGTTTACTAGAAGAAATAAAAAATATATAG
- a CDS encoding methyl-accepting chemotaxis protein, with amino-acid sequence MNRKTTIKDKLTKNMMVIVFCVFLIIAACTYIFISKAIKNIAVSAGPGLSTIVSRELEGKDLTELVREKENSEIYKKIDEAMTVLVSKAQGIIDDATLLINTNEDKWYYVIDKNKDNQSKLGSEYSDKEKLEGIKKALELNTTQVNNSSTDLEIFIPVKANNGINLAICIGVNNSVIAKAKYILLGILLIIMVVSLIIVRLIIGGIARKQTKSITVLVNKMKEMSKLEGDLTKRIDIESNDEIGELARYTNEMLDTIQQILIDVKDVSDRLTSDNKEFNNAFNRSAEQFQDTTMLTKNINEKIHNQSLWLVDISNSVIKFNDTVKGVTLSTKEVAVQSVNTTNSANEGNEYIKKLEAHSNDISKVVNKTSTLVNSLGNKSEQINGIADTIGAIADQTNLLALNASIEAMHAGERGKGFAVVAEEVGKLAFESSKSSEEIFNLIQEVRQGIKSAEISMQEVSKKTIEQEDFIKNVSDKFKDIVYSIDKVSKKVEEVSEASDNMALNLSDIKNQIENLTGVSEENSRSTNQIALNIEEQISSIKQLSNRTEELDTVSRVLMDKLEKLKLN; translated from the coding sequence ATGAATAGGAAGACTACTATAAAGGATAAGCTAACCAAAAATATGATGGTTATAGTTTTCTGTGTATTTTTAATAATAGCTGCATGTACTTACATATTTATTAGCAAAGCTATAAAAAATATAGCAGTAAGCGCGGGGCCAGGACTTTCTACCATAGTGTCTCGTGAGTTGGAAGGGAAGGATTTAACGGAGTTAGTAAGGGAAAAGGAAAATAGTGAAATATATAAGAAAATAGATGAAGCTATGACAGTTCTTGTGTCCAAGGCTCAAGGAATAATAGATGATGCAACTTTATTAATAAATACAAATGAAGATAAATGGTATTATGTTATAGATAAAAATAAGGACAACCAATCTAAATTAGGCAGTGAGTATTCAGATAAAGAAAAACTAGAAGGGATTAAAAAAGCATTAGAACTTAATACTACACAAGTTAATAATTCAAGTACAGATTTAGAAATATTTATACCTGTTAAAGCTAATAATGGAATAAATTTAGCTATATGTATAGGTGTAAACAATTCTGTTATAGCAAAAGCAAAATATATATTGTTAGGTATTTTGTTAATAATTATGGTAGTTTCATTAATAATTGTAAGACTTATAATAGGTGGTATAGCTAGAAAACAAACAAAATCCATAACAGTACTTGTAAATAAAATGAAAGAGATGTCTAAATTAGAAGGGGATTTAACTAAGAGAATAGATATTGAAAGTAATGATGAAATTGGAGAATTGGCACGGTATACAAATGAAATGTTAGATACTATTCAACAAATATTAATAGATGTAAAGGATGTATCAGATAGATTAACTAGTGATAATAAAGAATTTAATAATGCCTTTAATAGATCAGCAGAGCAATTTCAAGATACTACAATGCTCACTAAAAATATAAATGAAAAAATACACAATCAAAGTCTATGGTTGGTGGACATATCTAACAGTGTAATAAAGTTCAATGATACTGTAAAAGGTGTGACCCTTAGTACAAAGGAAGTAGCGGTACAATCTGTAAATACTACTAATAGTGCCAATGAAGGAAATGAGTATATAAAAAAATTAGAGGCTCATTCCAATGATATTTCAAAGGTCGTAAATAAAACTTCAACTTTAGTTAATAGTTTAGGAAACAAATCAGAACAAATAAATGGTATAGCAGATACTATAGGAGCCATAGCAGACCAAACTAATCTTTTAGCTCTTAATGCTTCTATAGAAGCTATGCATGCAGGAGAGAGAGGCAAAGGGTTTGCAGTAGTTGCAGAGGAAGTTGGTAAATTAGCTTTTGAATCTTCAAAATCCTCAGAAGAAATATTTAATTTAATTCAGGAAGTAAGACAGGGTATAAAAAGTGCAGAAATTTCAATGCAAGAAGTTTCTAAAAAAACAATAGAGCAGGAAGATTTTATAAAAAATGTATCAGATAAATTTAAAGATATAGTGTATTCTATAGATAAGGTTTCAAAAAAAGTGGAGGAAGTATCCGAGGCTTCTGATAATATGGCTCTTAATTTATCAGATATAAAAAATCAAATAGAAAATTTAACTGGAGTATCAGAGGAAAATAGTAGATCTACTAACCAAATTGCATTAAATATAGAAGAACAAATTTCATCAATAAAACAATTATCGAATAGAACAGAGGAATTAGATACTGTATCTAGGGTATTAATGGACAAACTGGAAAAATTGAAATTAAATTAA
- a CDS encoding tetratricopeptide repeat protein: MQLYKINNYKVIAKNFYRERNIVKTLEFYNKAYNAPMGSRDVELLLDMALVYDELEEYEEAEKKYKEILKVDPKDSRAFYGLAIIYDNKEEYRKAIKLYEKAIEYDKNYNRAYFFLAGAYDNIGEKEKAIKCYEKVISLDEKDFWSYVNLSSIYEEIGSLEKALYMADKALELYPNHYMPLFNKGVVYKKLNKLEESISNYKLSIEDNENYSYSYLNLAVIYKELKDYKKAIDIISKGILNNTEEGFLYYNRACYYTYLKQYEKAVKDLYKSVELYPGFVKYIKEDEELHILKDRKDFMNLIK; the protein is encoded by the coding sequence ATGCAATTATACAAAATAAATAATTACAAAGTAATAGCTAAAAATTTTTATAGAGAAAGAAATATAGTCAAAACTTTAGAATTCTATAATAAAGCTTATAATGCTCCAATGGGTTCAAGGGATGTAGAACTATTATTGGATATGGCTCTAGTATATGATGAATTAGAGGAGTATGAAGAAGCCGAAAAAAAGTATAAAGAAATATTAAAAGTTGATCCAAAAGATTCTAGAGCTTTCTATGGATTAGCTATAATCTATGATAATAAAGAAGAATATAGGAAAGCTATAAAACTATATGAGAAGGCTATAGAATATGATAAAAATTATAATAGGGCCTACTTTTTCTTAGCAGGAGCTTATGATAACATAGGAGAAAAAGAAAAGGCTATAAAATGTTATGAAAAAGTAATATCCTTGGATGAAAAGGACTTTTGGAGTTATGTAAATTTGAGCTCTATATATGAAGAAATAGGTTCCTTAGAAAAAGCCTTATATATGGCAGATAAAGCTTTGGAATTGTATCCTAATCATTATATGCCTTTATTTAATAAGGGAGTTGTTTATAAAAAACTAAATAAATTGGAAGAATCTATATCAAATTATAAATTATCTATAGAAGATAATGAAAATTACTCTTATAGCTATTTGAATTTAGCTGTTATATATAAAGAATTAAAGGATTATAAAAAAGCTATAGATATAATAAGTAAAGGGATATTAAACAATACAGAGGAAGGATTTCTATACTATAATAGAGCTTGTTATTATACTTATTTAAAACAATATGAAAAAGCCGTAAAGGACTTATACAAGTCAGTAGAATTATATCCTGGATTTGTTAAATATATAAAAGAAGATGAAGAATTACATATATTAAAAGATAGAAAAGACTTTATGAATTTAATTAAATAA
- a CDS encoding isochorismatase family protein, with amino-acid sequence MFKSILIIDCQNDFISGSLVCDNGEIAVKNIINLLNINKDLKVFYSLDWHSENNKSFKINGGIWPVHCVADRFGAKLEESFYKELQHKSHSPNNKKILFLKGKNDYIEEYSAYEGKNILGNKINEVLDKDVIVCGIASEFCVKETVEDLIRNGFNVELYVDGVGYVNKKEHEKTLNNLRKQGAKFI; translated from the coding sequence ATGTTTAAATCAATACTTATAATAGACTGCCAAAATGATTTCATATCAGGTTCACTGGTTTGTGATAATGGAGAGATAGCTGTTAAAAACATTATAAATTTATTAAATATAAATAAAGATTTAAAAGTATTTTACTCTTTAGATTGGCATAGTGAAAATAATAAATCTTTTAAAATAAATGGTGGTATATGGCCAGTACATTGCGTAGCCGATAGATTTGGTGCTAAATTAGAGGAGAGTTTTTATAAAGAATTACAACATAAAAGTCATTCACCTAATAATAAAAAAATATTGTTTTTAAAAGGAAAAAATGATTATATAGAAGAATATTCAGCCTATGAAGGAAAAAACATTTTAGGTAATAAGATTAATGAAGTATTAGATAAGGATGTAATTGTATGTGGTATAGCTTCTGAGTTTTGTGTTAAAGAAACGGTAGAGGACTTAATTAGAAATGGATTTAATGTAGAATTATATGTAGATGGGGTAGGTTATGTAAATAAAAAAGAACATGAAAAAACTTTAAATAATTTAAGAAAGCAGGGAGCTAAATTTATTTAA
- a CDS encoding nucleoside triphosphate pyrophosphohydrolase family protein encodes MNFKDYEKEMKRTAGEFIKLDKNGLSLGAMGISGEAGEVTDYIKKVLFHGHELCEDKLIEELGDVLWYITYLSKVIGADLETIANKNIEKLKKRYPEGWDPDRSIHRE; translated from the coding sequence ATGAATTTTAAAGATTATGAAAAAGAAATGAAAAGAACCGCAGGAGAATTTATAAAATTAGATAAAAATGGACTGAGTTTAGGGGCTATGGGAATATCTGGAGAAGCAGGAGAGGTAACTGACTATATTAAAAAGGTTTTATTTCATGGACATGAATTATGTGAGGATAAATTAATAGAAGAATTGGGAGATGTGCTTTGGTATATTACATATTTATCTAAGGTTATAGGGGCAGATTTAGAAACTATAGCAAATAAAAATATTGAAAAACTAAAAAAAAGATATCCAGAAGGATGGGATCCAGATAGAAGTATACATAGAGAATAA
- a CDS encoding sulfurtransferase, translating to MKKNFKGIVLLLFGIMMFTLIGCTSNQKTEKKEESTSLVKEIKTDELKKNITSKEWVVLDTRSNDAFNGWKLDGVKRGGHIKGATDFSANWLKVEDTEKNKEKRLEEALENKGITKDKNVVLYDANGKDAEEVAKYLNKKGITKLYKYDVKEWAEDDKLAMESYPNYEMLVPASWVNDLINNKKPETFKGDKYKVFEVSWGDESKAEDYKKGHIKSAVHINTDEVEKGPVWNRLPDKDLEKFAKNNGITADTTVVLYGADSMPSFRVAAILKYMGVKDVRVLNGGTAAWASAGYELDTTSNKKTPVDSFGVKVPLNKGYIVDLPEAKEILKDKEGSKLVDIRSWDEFIGKISGYDYIKAKGRPAGSVWGHAGSDSSHLEDFRNVDNTMRNPSEILAMWEKEGIKPDQKLSFYCGTGWRAAEVLIYADVMGLKNISLYDGGWNEWSANKNNPIEVGEPSKK from the coding sequence GTGAAAAAAAATTTTAAAGGAATAGTGTTATTGCTATTCGGTATTATGATGTTTACATTAATAGGTTGTACTAGTAATCAAAAAACAGAGAAGAAGGAAGAGAGTACTTCTTTAGTAAAGGAAATTAAAACAGATGAATTAAAGAAAAATATAACATCCAAGGAATGGGTAGTATTAGATACTAGATCTAATGATGCTTTTAATGGTTGGAAATTAGATGGAGTAAAAAGAGGTGGACATATAAAAGGTGCTACTGATTTTTCAGCAAATTGGCTAAAAGTAGAAGATACTGAAAAGAATAAAGAAAAAAGATTAGAAGAGGCCTTAGAAAATAAAGGTATCACAAAGGATAAAAATGTAGTTTTATATGATGCTAATGGAAAAGATGCAGAAGAAGTAGCAAAATATTTAAATAAGAAAGGAATAACTAAATTATATAAATATGATGTTAAAGAATGGGCAGAAGATGATAAACTTGCAATGGAAAGTTATCCTAATTATGAAATGTTAGTACCAGCTAGTTGGGTTAATGATTTAATAAATAATAAAAAACCAGAAACTTTTAAAGGAGATAAATATAAGGTTTTTGAAGTGAGCTGGGGAGATGAATCTAAAGCAGAAGATTACAAAAAAGGACATATTAAAAGTGCTGTACATATAAATACAGATGAAGTTGAAAAAGGACCAGTATGGAATCGTCTACCAGATAAGGATTTAGAAAAGTTTGCTAAAAACAATGGTATTACAGCAGATACAACAGTAGTGTTATATGGAGCAGATTCTATGCCTTCATTTAGAGTAGCAGCAATATTAAAATATATGGGTGTTAAAGATGTAAGAGTTTTAAATGGTGGTACAGCTGCTTGGGCTAGTGCTGGATATGAGCTAGATACAACATCAAATAAGAAAACTCCAGTAGATTCTTTTGGAGTAAAGGTACCTCTAAATAAAGGATATATAGTAGATTTACCTGAAGCTAAAGAAATATTAAAGGATAAAGAAGGAAGTAAACTTGTTGATATAAGAAGTTGGGATGAATTTATTGGAAAAATTTCAGGCTATGATTATATAAAAGCAAAAGGTCGTCCAGCTGGGTCCGTATGGGGACACGCAGGATCAGACAGTTCACATTTAGAAGATTTTAGAAATGTAGATAATACTATGAGAAATCCATCAGAAATATTAGCCATGTGGGAAAAAGAAGGCATAAAACCAGATCAGAAATTATCTTTCTATTGTGGGACTGGTTGGAGAGCAGCCGAAGTTTTAATATACGCTGATGTTATGGGATTAAAAAATATATCTTTATATGATGGTGGATGGAATGAATGGAGCGCAAATAAAAATAATCCAATAGAGGTAGGAGAACCATCTAAAAAATAG